Sequence from the Nocardia brasiliensis genome:
CCGGCGATCACCACCTGGGGACTGTCCGGCGTGCTGATGTCGGCGCTGTTCATGGGCGGCGCGGCCACCATGATCTACGGCATCGGCGCCGATCGTGGCGCGCCGCCGTGGCTGACCCTGTGCGTCACAGCGCTTTTCGTGCTCAACCCGATGGTGGTCTGCTACGGCGGCAACGGCATGAGCGAGGCGCCGTTCCTGTTCTGCCTGTGCTGGGCCGTGCGCAGGCTGATGCGCTGGGTGTACACCGACGGCGCGCACGACCTGACCGCCTGCGGCATCGCGCTCGGGCTGGCCTACCTGACCCGGTACGACGCGCTGGCGCCCGCGGCGGCGGCCGCGCTGCTCGTCGCCGTGCTCGGCGGCCTGCGCCGGCGGGGTTGCGCGCACCGATGGTCCGGCGTCGCCATGGATCTGGTGGTGCTGCTCGCGCCGATCGTGCTCGCCTTCGTGGTGTGGGCAGGCACGAGCTGGTTGATCACCGGCCAGGCGTTCCAGCAGTTCACCTCGCAGTACGGCAACACCGCCATTCTGGCCCAGTCCGGCGCCACCTCGGCGGCGGAAAAGGCCGCGGCGCTGCAATACTCGATCGCCTCGATGGCGGTGCTCGGTCCCGCGCTGCCGCTGCTGCTGCCGATCGCGTGCGCGCTCGCGGTGCGCAGGCGCGATCTCACGGTGAGCGCACCGATCCTGTTGTGCGGCGCGGTGCTTGCCTTCCAGACGATGAGCTACCTGTCCGGGTCGACGTTCGCGTTCCTGCGCTTCTACGTGGCGGCCATTCCGCTGGCAGCGGTCCTCGCGCTATGCGTCGTACCGGTACGGCGGCGCCCGCCGAGCCACCGGCCCGGCCCGGCCGCCCTCGTCCCGCCGCCACGACCGAAGGCGCCGGCCGCCGCGCTGGTCGCGACGGTGGCGCTGCTGGCCGCATCGCTGCCCGTGACGGCGGCGGGCATGAACAACCACGATCTGGCCGTGCAGGAGTACGCCCTCGGT
This genomic interval carries:
- a CDS encoding ABC transporter, with product MTAGRRLPTAIFGAATLLYLVTGTWLTAGRGFLMGDALSRVSATQAALFSRDPHLSAIGFVFTPLTSLAQLPMVAFEPLLPAITTWGLSGVLMSALFMGGAATMIYGIGADRGAPPWLTLCVTALFVLNPMVVCYGGNGMSEAPFLFCLCWAVRRLMRWVYTDGAHDLTACGIALGLAYLTRYDALAPAAAAALLVAVLGGLRRRGCAHRWSGVAMDLVVLLAPIVLAFVVWAGTSWLITGQAFQQFTSQYGNTAILAQSGATSAAEKAAALQYSIASMAVLGPALPLLLPIACALAVRRRDLTVSAPILLCGAVLAFQTMSYLSGSTFAFLRFYVAAIPLAAVLALCVVPVRRRPPSHRPGPAALVPPPRPKAPAAALVATVALLAASLPVTAAGMNNHDLAVQEYALGAVLFPQPYNASPRYADKRRIAATFSTGRKVADYLDAMRLPRGSVLMDTVFGFSVVIASRRPDQFVVPSDRDFVRVLNRPAERGVRYILAVPATGRGTSDAVNRRYPTLYENGAEIATLAMEIPNDGAGEPDWRLYRVLGAS